One region of Carya illinoinensis cultivar Pawnee chromosome 8, C.illinoinensisPawnee_v1, whole genome shotgun sequence genomic DNA includes:
- the LOC122274468 gene encoding receptor-like protein 6, with protein MVCGKCPTNQKALLLQLKNSLIFDSASSTKLVHWNKSIDCCSWEGVTCNKGCVIGLDLSNDSISCSLDNSSSLFKLRYLQNLNLASNDFNSSEIPSEFNKLSNLVYLNLSHAGFQGQIPSTISHLKRLVSLDLRNWYSLKLENPNLNMLVQNLSKLAELYLSGVDISMKGYEWGPALSFSLPNLRVLSLSRCNLSGPFDSSLVNLKSLSIIRMSNNNLSSPIPDFFADFRNLTTLIFSSSSLNGKFPERIFQIPTLQMVDLSNNFELEGFFPDFPSNGSLQTLVLSSTKLSRSLPYSIGNLKLLSEVDLYSCNFSGEIPKSMENLTQLLHLDLSGNRFNGSIPSLSMSKNLKTIDLSSNDLTGQIASTRWNYTFKTIDFLANLMNFQLLLLTY; from the exons ATGGTTTGCGGAAAATGTCCTACCAATCAGAAAGCCTTGTTGCTCCAATTGAAGAATAGCCTCATTTTTGACAGTGCTTCATCTACAAAACTGGTGCACTGGAACAAAAGCATTGATTGTTGCTCATGGGAAGGCGTGACCTGCAACAAGGGATGTGTTATTGGTCTCGACCTGAGCAATGACTCTATCTCATGTTCACTTGACAATTCAAGCAGCCTGTTCAAGCTTcgatatcttcaaaatttgaatttagcaAGCAATGACTTCAACAGTTCTGAGATTCCTTCAGAATTTAATAAGTTGTCGAATTTGGTTTATTTAAACCTTTCACATGCTGGCTTTCAAGGACAAATTCCAAGTACAATTTCGCATTTAAAAAGGTTGGTTAGTCTTGATTTAAGGAATTGGTATAGCTTGAAGCTTGAGAATCCAAATTTAAATATGCTTGTTCAAAACCTATCGAAGCTTGCGGAACTTTATCTCAGTGGTGTGGATATATCAATGAAAGGGTATGAGTGGGGCCCAGCATTATCATTTTCACTACCAAATCTAAGGGTGTTGAGCTTGTCACGTTGTAATCTATCAGGGCCTTTTGATTCCTCCTTGGTGAATCTGAAATCCCTCTCAATTATTCGTATGAGTAATAACAACTTATCCTCTCCGATTCCTGATTTTTTTGCAGACTTCAGAAACTTGACAACCTTGATTTTCAGTAGCTCTTCATTGAACGGAAAATTTCCAGAAAGGATCTTTCAAATTCCAACATTGCAAATGGTTGACTTGTCAAATAATTTTGAACTTGAAGGTTTCTTCCCAGATTTTCCTTCGAATGGATCTCTTCAAACCCTAGTCCTTAGCAGTACAAAGCTTTCAAGGTCATTGCCATATTCTATTGGGAATCTCAAATTATTGTCTGAAGTCGATCTTTATTCTTGCAATTTCAGTGGAGAGATTCCGAAGTCAATGGAAAATCTCACCCAATTGCTTCATTTGGACTTGTCAGGGAATAGATTCAATGGATCAATTCCATCATTGAGCATGAGCAAGAATCTGAAAACAATAGACCTTAGCAGCAATGATTTAACAGGTCAGATTGCTTCCACTCGATGG AATTACACCTTCAAAACAATCGATTTTCTGGCCAACTTGATGAATTTTCAACTGCTCCTTCTTACCTATTGA